The DNA segment AGATTCAATAGAGTTTGAGCGTAGCGAAAACATAGGGCAATTTTTCATTCTTTCCTTTTTAATATATTTTAAATCTTTTAAATCTTTTAGGCTATCTGAAAGGCTTTAACAGAAAGGCTTTCAGCTCCTAACTATGAGGGATTGACTACTAACTATGAGGGATTGACTACTAACTATGAGGGATTGACTACTTAACTATGAGGGATTGACTACCAAATATGAGAGAATTATATTACTCATAGTTAGTTTATCGAATTAAAAATGATGAGTACATCTAAAAAAGAATTAGTAGTTAAATCAAATCAAGTAATTGAGGCTTCATATCAACTCAGCTCAACAGAACAACGGATTGTCTTAGCAGCTATTAGTAAGATTAGTCGGGCTGAAGATATTACAGATGATGAAATTTATCGCGTAACTATTGATGATTTAAAAAAACTTGGGGTTCATGAAAAAACAGCTTATAGAGATCTAAAAGATGGTGTAAACCGCTTATATGACAGATCAATTAATTTAGCTATTGATGATGAGTCAATCAAAATGAGATGGATTCAATCCATACGCTTTTTAGAAAGTAAAAGCGTTGTAGGAATTCGGTTTTCTAAAGAAATTTTGCCGTTCATTTCTAATCTAAGCCGTGAATTCACTAAGTATTCGCTATCTGATATTGCTGGTATGAGTAGCGCATATGCTATTCGTATTTATGAGCTACTAAGCCAATATCGTTCCATAGGAAAACGAGAGATTTCCATCGAATCTCTAAGAAGTATGTTGGAGTTAGGGAAAAGATATCCATTGTCTGCTGATTTAAAGAGATGGGTTATTGATACTGCTGTAGTTCAAATCAATGAACATAGCCCTTTAAATGTATCTTACGAGCAAATAAAGACAGGTCGAAAAGTCACACACATTCACTTCACGTTTAAAGAAAAATCAAAAAGTATTGAGCATAAATCCGAACAGAATAATTTTTATAAATTGACAGATTCACAAATTAATATGTTCGGTAATCAGCTTTCACGCTTACATGAAGTATCTCACCTAGCACAACAAGGTGAAAGTTATGACGACTTAGCTATTAAAATTAAAGATATGCTGCGAGATCCAATAAAACAAAAACAACTTATTCCTCATCTTAAAAATTTAGGCTTTAAGGCATAAAGGTCGATTGTGTATGTAGCAGTTGACTGTTTGTTAATGTATTTTAGTTCACATAATGGACAACCAAAATTACAAGATGAAATCACTATCTGTTATTGAGCTTTCAAATCTCTATGGAATAACTCGTCAAGCCATTTATAAGCAAGTTAATAAAGGTAATTTAAGTAAAAATAGTGACGGTAAAATTGATCTTTCCGAAGCTATTCGAGTCTTTGGTGAACCTTCTAGAAATGTAAACAGTTCACAGACAACCGAAACACGAAAGTTGTCAGAAGTTCACCTATTAGAACAGCAGGTTTACATGCTTCAAAAACAGCTTGAACAGGCTCATGAGCGTGAGCAGTTCCAACGTGAGGAACTAAAAGCTAAGAATGATCAGTTACACGTTAAAGATGAGCAAATTGAAGCAATACAACGCCTACTAGAAGCTCCAAAAGCTTATACAACTAGTTCTATCGACCCAAAATTAGATATAGCAACAGATACTAGGTCAAAAAGTGAGTCGAACTATGATGTATTGACTACTCAACCAAGAGAAACTCCTGTAGAAGTAGAGATCCAAACTCAGCCGAAAGATGACGGATTGACTACTCCGGAGCAGGTGGAAAATAAGCGGATTCCAGTACCGGAGCACATTGACCAGGAACCGGAGAAAAGGGGCTTTTGGAGCCGTTTTTTTAGACCCTATGATTAACTACGATTGTTTAACTGATATGAACAAAGTCGTGAAACATTGATCAAATAATAAGCGTGGAACGTGAAAAATCATAAAAAAAGCCCATCTAGGTATAGAAGGGCTAAAAATGGAAACCTACTGCACTGATTTCTAAAGAGAATTATAACACATTTCGTATAAGGTGTATTATGTTAATTTTAGAGAATCTTAAAAAATACTTTTATGAAAAATAAAATTGAAGATTTAAAATCAACAATTCAAGAACTAATAGAATTGTTTGAAGAACAGAATTTAGAACATTGGGCAGAAATGTATAAAAGAATACTGTTCTATATTGATGATGATCTAGAATACGCAAAATATAAAATACAAAGTACCATTGGAGGAATGGGATCAATGGATGATATCGTTTTATATCGCAATGGTGATCCACTTATCAAAGAAAACAATCGTTTGGATTACTTAAGAAGTAAATTATATGTTTTTTGCGAAAGCTAAATTATTCTTAATATCGCTAATTTAACATAATGGCGATTATACGAATCTAAAAATGGGAGTCTTTAGCTCCCATTTTTATTGTTAAACATTGAATCCTATATGTTTTCCTGTTGGAAGCTCTACATCAATACGGAGCTTCCCGCCCATTGCCTCAACATACTTTTTCATGGTTGAAATCTTAAGATCATTGCCACGATTTTCTATTGCTGAAAGCGATGGCTGTTTTATTCCCAAAGTTTCAGCAAGTTCCTTTTGAGAGATTTCAAGTTCTTCACGAATAAGATGAAGCTGATTTTCTAGCAGTAATTCATCTGCCATTTTTTGAATACGGGCTTGGCTCTCTGGAGAGCGGCTAGCTAACAATTCTTGCAGAGTCTTAGCCATTAGA comes from the Acinetobacter sp. WCHAc010034 genome and includes:
- the repM gene encoding replication initiation protein RepM, producing MMSTSKKELVVKSNQVIEASYQLSSTEQRIVLAAISKISRAEDITDDEIYRVTIDDLKKLGVHEKTAYRDLKDGVNRLYDRSINLAIDDESIKMRWIQSIRFLESKSVVGIRFSKEILPFISNLSREFTKYSLSDIAGMSSAYAIRIYELLSQYRSIGKREISIESLRSMLELGKRYPLSADLKRWVIDTAVVQINEHSPLNVSYEQIKTGRKVTHIHFTFKEKSKSIEHKSEQNNFYKLTDSQINMFGNQLSRLHEVSHLAQQGESYDDLAIKIKDMLRDPIKQKQLIPHLKNLGFKA
- a CDS encoding plasmid replication DNA-binding protein; this encodes MKSLSVIELSNLYGITRQAIYKQVNKGNLSKNSDGKIDLSEAIRVFGEPSRNVNSSQTTETRKLSEVHLLEQQVYMLQKQLEQAHEREQFQREELKAKNDQLHVKDEQIEAIQRLLEAPKAYTTSSIDPKLDIATDTRSKSESNYDVLTTQPRETPVEVEIQTQPKDDGLTTPEQVENKRIPVPEHIDQEPEKRGFWSRFFRPYD
- a CDS encoding DUF6966 domain-containing protein, which codes for MKNKIEDLKSTIQELIELFEEQNLEHWAEMYKRILFYIDDDLEYAKYKIQSTIGGMGSMDDIVLYRNGDPLIKENNRLDYLRSKLYVFCES
- a CDS encoding helix-turn-helix domain-containing protein; the encoded protein is MAKTLQELLASRSPESQARIQKMADELLLENQLHLIREELEISQKELAETLGIKQPSLSAIENRGNDLKISTMKKYVEAMGGKLRIDVELPTGKHIGFNV